The DNA sequence ATAATAAATgttaaattaaacaaaatctTCCACCTCCTCAAGAACAAAGTACCATCATTTCATTTCCCAAAATTCAGTAACATCGTCCTGCTACCGGAGAGATTAACACCTGGGAGTGAAAAATGACCCCTGAATCATCAATTCTTGTCTCTGGAGCACAGCCAATCCTACAGATTTTGATCTCTATCGCTACCCAAGAAATCAGTCTAGCTTGGGGTGTGAAGGGAGAGTTGAAAAAGCTACAGACTACCTTGACCACCATCCAAGCTGTACTGCAGGATGCTGAGAATCGGCAAGTAGAGAAAGAGGCAGTGAAAGACTGGCTAAAGAGGCTCAAAAGGGTTGCTTATGATGCAGATGATGTGCTGGATGAGTTCAAATATGAAGCCTTACGGCGTAAAATCGAGACCCAAATACAAATGAAGGGAAAGGTACGCAACTTCTTCTCACGCTCCAACCCATTTGCATTTCGGCTTAAAATGGCCCATAAACTTAAGGACATCAATGAAGTGTTAGATGGCATAAAAAATGATGCAAATGGCTTCAACCTTAGAGTGGAGCCTGCTAATTCCACAGCTATGATGAACAAAGAGGTCCGGCAAACCTTCTCTCTGATAGATGATTCGGAAGTAGTTGGAAGGGTAGACGATAAATCAAAACTGTTGGATATGCTTGTCAACACTAGCAATGATCAAATCATTTCAGTCATCCCCATTGTGGGAATGGGTGGAATTGGGAAGACCACCCTTGCTCAGTTGATCTTCAATGATCAGTTGATTGTAAATAATTTTGACTTAAGAATGTGGGTATGTGTGTCCGAAGAAATTGAAGTGAAGAGACTTCTAAAAGAAATCATAGAATCAGCTGGAGCTAAATGTGATGCATCAAACTTGGATGTAATAGCACGTAACCTCCAAGAAAAGTTGATCCGTAAACGGTTTTTGCTTGTATTGGATGATGTCTGGATTGTAGATCATTTTGTTGAAAAATGGGATACGTTAATAACTCCTTTAAGATCTGGCGGTGTTGGTAGCAAAGTTATTGTGACCACACGCAGCACTGAAGTTGCAGGAATTGTGGCCTCAAATGACACATATCATGATCTGGGAATATTACCGGAAAAAGAATGTTGGTCTTTATTTAGTCGCAGAGCATTTAGCAATGGAGGGCCTCTAGAAACCCCAAACCTGGTAGAAATCGGAAGGAGAATCACAAAAAAGTGTGGTGGAGTGCCTTTAGCAGTGAAGGTCTTAGGAAGCCTAATGCACTCCAAAAAAGAGCATGAATGGTCTTCTATGGAGGAAGAGGAAGTTTGGAATTTACTAAAAGATAGAAATAGAGGAATAATGCCCATATTAAAGTTGAGTTATGATCATCTGCCATCACATTTGAAACATTGTTTTGCGTATTGTTCAGTATTTCCTAAGGATTATACTTTTGATAAAAGAAGGCTGATACAATTATGGATGGCGGAGGGATTCCTTCAACAACCCAAAGGAAGCAAACAAATGGAGGATGTTGGAAATGAGTATTTCAATATCTTATTGTGGAATTCTTTCTTTCAAGATGTGGAAAAAGATGAATATGAAGATATAATACTGACATGCAAGATGCATGATCTTGTACATGATCTTGCACAATTTGTTGGAAAGGTTGACTATTCCAACATGGAGGCCATTAATGTAGAAGACATTTTTGACGAAGTTCGTGGTTTGTCACTTATTTCGTTTCATGATAGAAAGATGGAATTTCCAGAAGAAGCcttgaagaagacaaagaaatTGCGGACATtaatattttcatcatcaaGCTTGGTTTCAAATGAGATGTTGATGAACTTCCAAAGCTTGCGTGTATTGGGATTAAGTAAATGTTCGATTTATAACTTGCCGTCttcaataagaaaattgaaaCATTTAAGGTACCTTGACCTCTCATACAATCCAATTAGAGTGTTGCCTGATTCTATCACTAGCCTCTACAATTTACAGACGTCAAAACTCAATAATTGCAGTCATCTGGAAGAACTTCCCAAGGAAATGAGAAAGATGGTTAGCTTGAGACATATCGAACTTCACTGGAAAGATGACCTCTACACTCAGATGCCAATTGAGATGGGGAGATTGACTAATCTACAAACATTAACAAAATTTTACGTAGGCAAAGATGTAGGACGCAGTATTAAGCAACTAAAGTGCTTGAATCTCAGAGGAGAACTGACCATACGGCGTTTGGAGAATGTAACAAGTGGAATAGAAGAAGCAAGGGAGGCGAATTTGAGAGGGAAGCCAGATATTTTGTTCTTTAACATTAAAGTGGAAGTGGGATTATCCAAGTGATAGTGGCAAAATGCATGATGTGTTAGAAGGCCTAGAACCTCATCCAAACTTGAAAATGTTTTCGATGGCAAACTTTGGCAGTGTAAAATGTCCTACATGGATGGAAAGTGGTTTGTCAGCATACAAAAATTTGGTTTCGTTCAAACTCAAATGGTGCCGTAGATTGGAATATGTCCCAACGCTTGGGGAGCTACCCTTTCTTAGGTATCTTTACTTAAGTTGTATGGAAAGGGTGAAATGTCTTGGTCGGGAATTCTATCATAGCAGCAACAGTACTGGTGCAACTTCTTCAGGGACGGTTGCATTTCCATCTCTTAAGAAACTATGGTTATTTAATATGAATAATTTGGTTGAATGGTTGGAAGTGTTTCCTTCCTTCCCATCTCTTGAGATGTTGTCGTTGAAGTCATGCCTTCAGCTGAAAATCATGCCAAGTTGATTCCCTTCCCTCAAAAGCTTGTACTTCTATGGTACAAATAAAATGGCACTAAATTCATTGTCAAGAAACCTGATCTCTCTCAACCGTCTTCGTATTGATCATTGTCCAGACCTCAAGTCTGTGCCGGAGAGGTTGCTACAAAACAATGCAAATGTTCTTCAGATAGTGGAGGTTTCAGGTTGCGAGAGGCTTGAAACAATTTTTCCAAGTGAAGGACAAGAAGGATCCTCACTTACCCTAGTCTTTCCGTCTCTTCAATCCTTGGAAATAAGGAGATGTCCTTTTGTAAAGCTTTTACCAGACGTATGGGGAATGACTTCTCTTCGAAAGTTGAAGTTGACAGACTTTGCAGGCTTGAAGTCACTACCAGAGGGGTTGCAGTGGCTCACTATGCTTGAGAGTTTACACATTGATCGGTTTTCAGAGGGGATGGATTATATAAAAGGGGAAGAGGATCTCCCGCACCTTGTCTCCCTTCGACACCTAACACTTGTTGACTGGCCTCAGCACAAGGATCTCCAAGACCAACTAAGGCACCTAACTAAGCTAACATATGTGACCACAGAAAGATGTGTTTGAAATGGTAAGGTCTACTAATCTATgacttttagattaattatatGGATGATTGGAGcttattttttatatcaatcTTCATTATAATTTCGAGGGAATCAAGGTCTATTCTGGCTTTGTGATGGAAATCAGCGTATCTCCCTATTTGCTTTGGCTACATTAATTGAATGACTCATCTCTCTCGGAGAGTTGGGCAATTTGAGTTCCCCTGCTTTTGTGCTTCAAGGAGTGGAAGATGCAGAAGCAATCAAACAGCTTACATAAGATGTTCAAGtgaggtgggttttttttttccttcttttcttttctgttttatatttcttcttcttcttctctctcggTCTTTTCTTGTATTGAatggtgtacccagtgcacaaggctcccgcgactgcagggtctggggtgGGGCATATGTACGTAGCCTTACCCCCACGTTTTTTCTTTGTATTAATCGTTAAAAATTCATTGGTCTAGTACTTCCTCTTTATTCACCATCTTCGCTGGTCTTTAATAGATGAAACAAAGAGTTATGTTTGGATAATGGATACAGCTCCCCCATTCATGGACGGAGGtcggtttcttgaggtcttccGCTCACAGTTGATAGCTCTACtgataatattttttcttccatctttggCATTAATTTATTCCTTTCCTCTGCCTTCTATTTCCTTACATATATTCCCTTGGACCCCCTTTCATTCTATTTGTGATTTTATAGAACAGGTAGCTTGTTAAGTTGGGGTAGTTTTTTGGGGACCCCAAACCTGTAGGCATCTTTCCTTCCAATTATTCATTTTGAGATGGTCAGTAAAAGTGCAAATAATCTCTCTAGATTTTGTTAGCTATCTAATTATTTGCCATTTTGTACAGTATCTTAGGGACAAATGAGACTTTGGATTCTAGAACCTCTTTTGAATTGCATTATCCAATTGTGATCTTTAAAAGACTGAAATTTTAAGTACTTGTTAAGCCTTCTAAGCTTGGGAGtcaaatatatacatatatgacATGCCTTCCTAGTTTAGGAACTTGTCTAATTAGTCAAACAACTTTTGGATCTCTGTAACAGATTCTATGTGAAATTTGAGAATTTGATCTTTTGAATTGCGATTTTTATGAATTTAGTGTGCCATCCTGCTTTTATTGAATTGCCCGTTTTTACCCTCAAAATGATTAAATCCAGAGTGGAGCCTTTCTCAGTTTGATCTCCTGTCCAGTTCTTGAATCTGGCTGTTTCATGGTCCATGAGAGTTAGTCCACTGCTTGAATGTTGAGTTGCTACTTTTATTGATCACATATACAGTCTACTTAGCATAAAAGCTTAAAAGTGGAACCAAATCCAACAAGGAAGGTGTTTCTGAGAAAACTGCAATAAAGGCCACAACTCCATCACTATCACTCCAGGATCATCCAATTAGTATAACTGGCCAACCGTAGAAATCAAGAAATTGACATGTTACCAAATCATTAAGCCATAATGATGGGCTAGAAATCTAGTTGAGGACTCATTCCCAACAGGCTAAATCTGCTTAAAATGACACTACCGGAGAAAGTGAACCAACTCCCCTGGTTAGTCCAAACAGTGTAACCACCCAGTTGGAGCATTTAATATCTAAAGCCTACCCCAAAGCCACAAAGCCATAAATGTAAGACTTGCTAATCCAGTTCAGGACCTATTCCAATGAGCTATATACGCAGCAATGAGACTTCAAGAGGAAGGACTGAAGCATCACTTTCTTCCTCTGGAGGGACTggtagggggaaaaaaaagaaaaaaaaaagaagaaaaacaccaCAGAGCTGTTCTCAGTGTTGAAATTGTTATATAACTTTAATGGTTTATTGTCATTGTGCTAGATAAGCGTAATACATATATTGCATGCTTCCTATGTGTATGTGATTCTAACCTGTCTCTCTTTTTGGATTTGTTTTTGTCCTAAAACAGGTTTTGTTACATATATGAAGGGGCAGTGGAGGAACCTACGCCCTATGGGAGACCTTCGCAATctatattttgtttcttcttttggaaATCTCGTACAAGGATGTTCAGGATACATATAAAAGGCATGTTTGGATTGTATTGAAATTACTCCATATTTTCTTATACAATTTTGTAGTAAACTACATGTAGTGTTGCATGGAACTAGGAAGCAAAGAGCAAAAAATATGCTTAGCCCTATCAACATCTTTTAGTGGAGGCAGTAAACCACCCCtaaaatatatagtaaaaaGCTTTAGAACTGGTACTGAACTGCCTTTAATAGTAATCGTACTTTTTCAGGGCTTCTGTACCTTCTGTACAATCTCAATTTTGATCAGTTCTTACTTGAATTCTGTCCCCACATTGAGTAAACAAAAGGGAAATCAATGGAAGGTGGGTGAGTGATTTAGCAGTCAATTGTATTTCTTTTACATAAATGaatggttttcttttgtttacatTTACATATGTAACTTTACCCACTTTTTATTCAAATTTCTGGTATATGCATGTACATCCATCACTTACCCtgatatttgatttattttctatattttgccTGTGTTTGATAGGTTTTGATTGTTTAACATTTGTCCTTTGATGCAGATCCTGGCTCCaaagactgaaatcggatcgcttagggtcCACAAGAATGACAAATATTTCAATCTAGGCAAACCAGTagcaattttgtaatttctggtacaatttaggagctttttagagtgaaataagtGAATAAGGACTTAACAGGAATTAAACCCAATGAGAAAGGTCAGTTTTGAAACTAAGAAATAGTAGTGGAGCTAAATTGAAATAAGAATCCAAAATGAGGGCTATTTTGAGAATATTAGAGAAAAGGGGTTTAAATGTAAATAGAAAAAGATCATCTTCCAGCTTAGGTCATGTTAGAGAACAAAACCTCTACCGTGGGACAAAAACAGGGCAGCCAAATGGGAGAGTTCAGTTCGAGAGAACTTTCTCACCAGGCCTCGGTTTGGTCTGAAACTTCAAACGAGAGGTTGCAGCAACAGGTGCTCCATGATTCCATCACCAAAAGCCCTTGACAGTCCAGATCTGATGGGTTTCGAGCCTGCAACTGGATATGGCGATGGCAgggtcagat is a window from the Macadamia integrifolia cultivar HAES 741 chromosome 5, SCU_Mint_v3, whole genome shotgun sequence genome containing:
- the LOC122079399 gene encoding putative disease resistance protein RGA3, with amino-acid sequence MTPESSILVSGAQPILQILISIATQEISLAWGVKGELKKLQTTLTTIQAVLQDAENRQVEKEAVKDWLKRLKRVAYDADDVLDEFKYEALRRKIETQIQMKGKVRNFFSRSNPFAFRLKMAHKLKDINEVLDGIKNDANGFNLRVEPANSTAMMNKEVRQTFSLIDDSEVVGRVDDKSKLLDMLVNTSNDQIISVIPIVGMGGIGKTTLAQLIFNDQLIVNNFDLRMWVCVSEEIEVKRLLKEIIESAGAKCDASNLDVIARNLQEKLIRKRFLLVLDDVWIVDHFVEKWDTLITPLRSGGVGSKVIVTTRSTEVAGIVASNDTYHDLGILPEKECWSLFSRRAFSNGGPLETPNLVEIGRRITKKCGGVPLAVKVLGSLMHSKKEHEWSSMEEEEVWNLLKDRNRGIMPILKLSYDHLPSHLKHCFAYCSVFPKDYTFDKRRLIQLWMAEGFLQQPKGSKQMEDVGNEYFNILLWNSFFQDVEKDEYEDIILTCKMHDLVHDLAQFVGKVDYSNMEAINVEDIFDEVRGLSLISFHDRKMEFPEEALKKTKKLRTLIFSSSSLVSNEMLMNFQSLRVLGLSKCSIYNLPSSIRKLKHLRYLDLSYNPIRVLPDSITSLYNLQTSKLNNCSHLEELPKEMRKMVSLRHIELHWKDDLYTQMPIEMGRLTNLQTLTKFYVGKDVGRSIKQLKCLNLRGELTIRRLENVTSGIEEAREANLRGKPDILFFNIKVEVGLSK